The proteins below come from a single Aspergillus oryzae RIB40 DNA, chromosome 5 genomic window:
- a CDS encoding putative ABC transporter (predicted ABC-type transport, ATPase component/CCR4 associated factor) has product MANTPSIQVNNLSYQFQDGSSGLADVSLYLPAGSRTLLIGANGAGKTTLLRLLAGKRLAPDDTITVGGKDPFKEGLEGVTYLGVEWVLNNIVRTDIDVPTLLASVGGNAYPERRDELVDILDIDLRWRMHAVSDGERRRVQLAMGLLRPWQVLLLDEITVDLDLLSRHNFLSFLKRETETRPCTIVYATHILDNLSQWPTHLVHMNLGNVKQWGPITKFQKEVPETSENSQLGELVLRWLKEDLKARGPRNGRHGQAKTYESFDGRGGYGFEKRN; this is encoded by the exons ATGGCCAATACACCGTCAATCCAAGTCAACAATCTGTCATATCAATTTCAGGACGGTTCATCCGGCCTGGCAGATGTAAGTCTCTACTTACCGGCCGGAAGTCGAACTTTACTCATCGGAG CCAATGGAGCGGGAAAAACCACTCTTCTACGGTTGCTCGCGGGCAAGCGTCTCGCGCCCGATGACACAATCACCGTCGGGGGTAAGGACCCCTTCAAAGAGGGTCTGGAAGGGGTGACTTATCTAGGCGTCGAGTGGGTTCTTAACAATATTGTCCGGACTGACATCGACGTTCCTACACTGCTGGCTTCTGTGGGCGGGAACGCCTATCCCGAGCGGAGGGACGAGCTTGTAGATATTCTCGATATTGACTTGCGGTGGCGTATGCATGCAGTGTCTGATGGAGAGCGCCGCCGCGTCCAGTTGGCCATGGGTCTGCTCCGACCCTGGCAAGTTCTACTCCTTGACGAAATCACTGTTGACCTGGACCTGCTATCCCGtcataattttctttcttttctcaagCGTGAGACTGAAACTAGACCCTGCACCATAGTGTATGCGACGCACATCTTGGACAATTTGTCTCAATGGCCCACGCATTTGGTGCACATGAATCTTGGTAATGTCAAGCAGTGGGGCCCGATTACAAAGTTTCAGAAAGAAGTGCCCGAAACGTCCGAAAATAGCCAACTTGGAGAGCTTGTTCTAAGGTGGCTCAAGGAAGATCTCAAGGCCAGAGGTC
- a CDS encoding tRNA dimethylallyltransferase (tRNA delta(2)-isopentenylpyrophosphate transferase): MEPLIAIVGATGTGKSKLAVDLATRFNGEIINGDAMQMYRGLPIITNQIPMDERNGIPHHLISCIDLEEEPWRIGLFKSECLRIIKDIHSRGKLPILVGGTHYYTQAVLFKGQLVGEGSDEFQGSGPRSDRETEESSSKWPILDAPTDVVLQKLREVDPVMADRWHPNDSRKIRRSLEIYFQTGRPASEVYAEQKRLKQTTLANGDFTAGEGQLRFSTMVFWIHSEKEALIARLEKRVDAMIEQGLMSEAQRMSDYIRERRTQGSSIDPTRGVWVAIGFKELAPYFEALHKSSLSVDELESLKKSCIESIKIATRQYSASQIKWIRNKLWNSLAETGMTHRLYLLDSTNVGDWRTCITEPSELLTQALLKDESTPDPKSFSELARTILGAKEARSQKGPGSAAKCFTCHICRKTMVNEEQWHIHLNGHSHKRVLKAMAKRAEREESLQARKESTRRISCDNESLEEQNSLSDLFQ; this comes from the exons ATGGAGCCCCTCATAGCCATAGTCGGTGCCACGGGCACTGGCAAGTCTAAG CTTGCAGTGGACCTGGCTACTCGTTTCAACGGTGAAATTATCAACGGAGATGCGATGCAAATGTACCGCGGTCTCCCCATCATCACGAATCAAATTCCAATGGATGAACGAAACGGTATCCCACACCACTTAATTAGCTGCATTGATTTGGAGGAAGAACCATGGCGCATAGGATTGTTCAAGAGCGAATGTCTTCGAATTATTAAGGATATCCACTCCAGAGGGAAACTCCCAATTCTGGTGGGCGGAACTCACTACTATACACAAGCTGTGTTATTTAAAGGCCAGCTCGTCGGGGAGGGATCGGACGAGTTCCAGGGATCAGGCCCACGCTCCGACAGAGAAACAGAGGAATCGTCGTCAAAGTGGCCAATTCTCGATGCCCCGACAGACGTGGTGTTGCAGAAATTAAGAGAGGTTGATCCGGTCATGGCCGACCGATGGCATCCAAACGACTCGCGAAAAATTCGCCGTTCCTTGGAGATCTACTTTCAAACGGGACGTCCTGCATCAGAGGTTTACGCCGAACAAAAACGCCTGAAGCAGACGACTTTGGCCAACGGTGATTTTACTGCGGGCGAGGGCCAGCTACGGTTTTCGACGATGGTTTTCTGGATTCATTCAGAGAAGGAGGCTCTTATTGCTCGACTTGAAAAAAGAGTGGATGCGATGATCGAGCAAGGCCTGATGTCTGAAGCACAGAGGATGTCAGACTATATCCGAGAAAGAAGGACACAAGGCTCTAGCATCGATCCGACACGGGGTGTTTGGGTGGCGATTGGGTTTAAGGAACTAGCGCCTTATTTTGAAGCGCTGCACAAGAGTTCCCTAAGCGTTGACGAACTAGAGTCCCTTAAAAAGTCTTGTATTGAGTCTATCAAGATTGCTACCCGCCAGTATTCGGCCTCGCAAATCAAATGGATTCGAAACAAATTATGGAATTCTCTTGCAGAGACCGGTATGACGCATCGCCTTTACCTCCTAGATAGCACAAACGTGGGAGACTGGAGGACTTGCATCACGGAGCCGTCCGAGCTCCTAACCCAGGCCTTACTCAAAGACGAATCTACGCCGGACCCGAAATCATTCTCAGAGTTAGCAAGAACCATCCTAGGCGCAAAAGAAGCTCGGTCGCAAAAGGGTCCAGGTTCCGCGGCGAAATGTTTCACCTGCCACATTTGCCGCAAAACAATGGTAAACGAAGAACAGTGGCACATCCATCTCAATGGACATAGCCATAAACGAGTTCTCAAGGCTATGGCCAAAAGAGCAGAACGTGAGGAATCTCTACAAGctcgaaaagaaagtacGAGAAGGATCTCTTGTGACAATGAATCACTAGAAGAGCAGAACTCTCTTTCAGACCTATTCCAATAG